AACTCCATTATTAAAATGAAGCCTGAGATGTGGAATCAGTGGATTGCACAGACAAAATGCTTTCTTGATAATGACCAATGTCAGTCATACCGTCCAACTATTGACCGCAGAGATACTAATCCAGAGATAGGATACAGGTTATCTAATATCACCATGCTTCCGTTCGGTCAGAACTCATATAAGGCACAAGCTAAGCCAGTATATGCTTTTGAGATGGGAAACAAGCAATCCAATGTTCTCGGGACTTTCAAGAGGTATGACACAATAACAGATGCAAAGAAAGACATGGGTTTACCAAAGCTAGAAAACGATACTGGAGTGTTTACAAATACACCTGATGGCAGAACGATTATTTTGCAGTCAAGCGATGCAACGGTTGGTCAGAAAAGTGTTGAAAGTGTGAGTAATGAGACTGAGCAGAAGTTGTATACGGGGTACATACCAATTGGACAGATAGAGATTGATGGGCAAGTGTACAATGTTCATCAACCATTTACTTTTGAGCAAATGCAAATTAAATTGAATGATCAAAGTATAGATACATAACGAAAGAACAAGTTGGGCTATCTAGATTCAATTATAAGCCTACTAACCATTTCATCTTAAACTACACTTAACACAAATGAAACGATGCTTAGAATCGATTCCAGAAGATATAGCAGGGTGACAGTAAGTGTTACCTAAGATAATAGTGAATAAGATAAGGAAGGATGATTAACAATTGATTGAAGCGCTCAAGTATGATGAAGGTGAGTTTTCCCTAATTGAACAAAAAGAATTTATAGCCTACATATGTCAAGAATTTAGCATTAACGAGCAATCCCTATACAGTGACTACTATAAAAAATTGAAGGATGTCCAAGAGAAATGTAACCTGTCTGACGTAACAGATACTATTAAAAGGAATGCTGAAGCGATTAAAGGGTTTATTCAGCAAAATAATGACTACAACAATGATGTATTTACAGCTTTAGCAGTTATAAAATTAGGGATAAAGCTTCATTTAAACGAGAATTTAAATAGACTGAACATAGTATTACATAAGTAAGGAGAAATCGATATGATTGCAACTTTCTATGCTCGTGTATCAACAGATAGTGATGAACAAAAGAACTCAATTGTGAGCCAAGTAGACTATTTTAATACATATCTTGATGAAAACAATTACCAGCATTCTAAAACAGGCGTGTTCTATAAAACAGATGGGACATTTACTTTAACAGATGGATATTACGTTGACGAGGGGTTCTCTGGTGCAAAATCAAACAAATACAGAAAAGCTTTTCAAGAAATGATGAATGATGCACGAGCAAGAAAGTTCAACATAATACTTACTAAAAGCATAAGTAGATTCGGGCGTAACGTTAAGGAATTATTGGCAGCAGTAGCTGAGTTAAGAAGCTATGACATTGCTGTGTACTTTGAGGATTTAAAAATTAACACAATGAACAGAGCCGATGACTTTAAATTGACTATCTTTGCAGCACAAGCAGAGGAAGAATCCAGAGCAAAAAGTGAAGCAGTGCAGTTTGGTAAACTTCAAGGCTATAAGAAGGGTGTATGGGGTGGTCGTGCTCCCTATGGTTATGATATTAGACAAGGGAAGTTAGCTGTTAATCCCAATGAAGCACCAATTGTTAAAAGAGTATTCTCCATGTATCTAAATGAGTGTATGGGTTTAAGGAGCATAGCACAGCAGCTGAATGCTGAAGAAATTCCTACTAAACGCGGGGCTAGCCTATGGGATCAAAGTTTGATTTCAAAGATGTTGAAGAATGTTATATATACAGGCGAGATCAGGTTACATAGAACACGTAAGATTGATTTGAATCAAAATCTAATTAAGAAAATACCACCGGAAAAACAAGTCGTAACCTATGATGAAGATTTAGCGTTAATTGACATTGATGAATTCAAGCTAGTTCAGATAGAAAAAGAAAAGAGAAAAGATGACTTTGGTACATTAACTGTTAAAGAAATAACGGTAGAAAACAATGGAGAGATTGAGAAGCAAAAGGTGCATGTTTTAGAACGTGGTTCATCTAGACATTCATCAAAACACATTATTTCCAACATACTGAAGTGTGGTAACTGTGGAGGTAGTTTACGAAGAAAAGTCCAGCGTAATAAAAACAGATCATTTATTCAATGGATATGTCGCAACAATGATCAGTATGGCAGAAAGGGTTGTCAGTATAGAAACCTCCAATACGAAGAAGACTTACTGGATTATATAAAAAGGGAAATCAAACAGTATCGAAATAATGAACAGGTTCACCAAGAGAATCTTAATTACTATATCAAATCACAGTTTGATTTAAAAAATGTGGAGCGAGATATACAATCACTCAAAAGTGAGATTGGAGAATTAACTCAGGAAAGAGAAGTGAACTTTAGGCTTCTTACCAAAAGCATCATTGACGACAGCGAGTATGAGCAACGTAACACCTCAATTCAGGCTCAATTGACTGACAAACAGAACAACTTATCACGGCTTGAGAATATTAGCATTGAGATTGAAAAACTTGAATTACGTCATAAAAAGTTTTTGGCTTTTCTTGCTCAGGTTGATGTTGATAACCTAACCAATGCAACTCTAAGACAGATCATAGACAGATTCGAAGTAACATCACCTCAAGGAGCAGAGCCTTTGCCAAGATTCACACAACATGAATTCAAGGAAGAACAGTTAAGAATTTATTGGCGTGTATTCGGGAAATCGAGAGAAAGTGTTATCGAAGATACCGTAAATAAGCTTATAGATGGATTCAAATTAGACAGCTAATTGTAGCTGTTTTTCTTTTGTCTTATCGTAACCACTTATATGTACATACTACAGGCCATGAACACTGGACATGATGGCTCGTTGTCCACGGGTCACGCCAATACGATCTCCGATATGATCAGCAGATTGGAGACCATGGTGCTCAGCGGAGCGGATCTTCCCATTGCGGTTGTCCGGCAGCAGATCAGCTCGGCCATTGATATCTTTGTACATTTATCCCGGCTGCGTGATCGTTCACGTCGGGTGACCGAGATTAGCGAAGTGATTGGCATGCAGGACGGAGAAGTACTGCTCAATCCACTGTTTCGTTTCCAGGAAATCGAAGAAAAAGAAGGCAAGATTATTGGCGGACTCGTGCAAGTTGGAACACTGAGACAAGTGGATAAAATTCAGATGGCTGGGCTAGCGGAATGGTTGAACGAGTACATAGAACGCAATAGTGATGAGTTGAATGGATCGGATAACAACGTGAAATAGTCGATTTTATTGGTAGGTGATGAAGTTGGGTGAGGCCAGACAAGCGTTAACGGACTACACCGTATATACGCTATCTCGAAGACAGCGGATTGTCTGCATGCTGATTAGTGGTTTGTTGTTCTTTGGTGTCGGTATTCTGTTCTATCATCAGTGGTTGGCCGGACTGATATTGGCTGCGGGGTGTATATGGGTACCAAAACACTGGACAAAAGTACTGCTGGAACGAAGAAGAATGACTCTCAGTTTACATTTTAAGCAGGCATTATATGCGTTGTCCTCTGCGCTGGCTGCGGGAAAATCAGTAGAGAACGGTTTTAAGGAATCAGTGGAGGATCTGCGCATGCTCAATCCTGAGGCGGATACAGATCTCATTCGTGAATTCACCATTCTGAGGACGCGGATGGAATATGGTCAGCCCATTGAAGAGGCGCTGCAAAACTTCTCGGATCGGGCCAAAATTGAGGATATCACAAACTTTGCCGATGTGTTCATCACATGTAAGCGAACGGGTGGAGATCTGGTCGAAGTGGTAAGGCGAACCTCGGCGGTAATTGGTGAGAAGCTGGATATTCAGCAGGACATCATGGTAGCGGTGGCACAGAAGAAGTTTGAATCTAAAGTGATGTTTGCCGCTCCATTTATTTTTCTGATTTTTCTAAACTTTACGGCCAAGGATTTTATGGAGCCGTTATACAGCGGGATTGGATATATGATCTCCAGCGGGGCATTGGCGTTACTTGCCTGCTGTTATTTGTGGATTACACGCATTATGGATATCAAAGTATAAGGAGCTGACACGATGCTGCTTCCCGTTATTTTCGGAGGGGTGCTTGGAGCAGGGTGGCTGGTGCTTGATCGAACGCGAGGGCAGAACTACCGACATTTGCGCAAACTGGATATGGAAGGAATACGTCTGAAGAAGCTGCATGGCCCCTTTTTGTTTTTACTGGACAAGTTCGAGGTGGGCCGCAGATTGCCTGTGCTCATGTTCCGTATGCAGCATGCCATTCAGAAAATGTATGGCATACAGCATAGTGGAGAGAAAACGATGCTCTACTGTGCTGAGATGCTGACTTATTCGTGGCTGATGTTGCTCGTAGGCTGCCTTTTGGCGCTCGTTGGGGACATGGGGCTTGGGGGTATGGTAGGTGGATTGGCACTCGGTGCTGCACTGCCCTTTGCGCTCTACAAAGATCTTAACACCAAAGTACAGCGAAGAGATCAGGACATACTCATGGAGCTGCCGGAGTTATTGAACCGAATTGTTCTGCTAGTTGGTGCGGGAGAAACGTTGCAGCGTGCCATTGTTCACTGTGTAGCCAGTCAGGGAGAACGGAATCATCCTCTCTATAATGAGCTGCGAAAGACGGTCGGGGATTGGAACAACGGATACTCGTTTCAACAATCCTTTGAACAGTTCAGCCGCCGCTGTGGTGTACAGGAAGTGACGATTTTTACAACAACAGTGCTGCTGAATTTCCGGCGAGGGGGAGGTGACTTTGTATTGGCGCTGCGTGATCTGTCCCATGTGCTGTGGGAGAAACGCAAGGCCGTTAGTCGGGCTAAGGGAGAACAGGCTTCTTCCAAATTGGTGTTTCCGATGGTACTGATCTTTTTTTCGATTGTGGTGATGATCGGGGCACCTGCTTTTATGATGATGAATATGTAGGAGGAATTGGGATGCTGGAATTAATGAAAAGCAAAGTAATTGGACTTTGGAAGGAAGAGGACGGGCTGGGTACGTTGGAGCTCATTCTGATTATCGGCGTAATTATCATTATTGCATTAATATTCAAAAATCAAATAACAGCATTAATTACGAGCCTGCTTAGTAAAGTGGACACGAAAAGCAATGAATTTTTCCCGGGTAAGTAAATTGAAAAAGGAAGAAGGGAGCTTCACCATTGAAGCCTCCCTGGTCTTCCCTATTGTGTTGTTTATTCTCGTGTTACTTTTATTTTTCTCCATGTACATGTATCAGAAAACATTTCTGAACCAGCATGCGTATGCAGCTTCTGAACGTGCCGCCTACAGCTGGGATAACAGCCACAAGCAGGCGATGACAGGAGAAGTTGTTGCTGGGGAACATGACAACTTGTACTGGAGACTGACCGATGATCGATTGCTCGGAGCACTGTTTGGTTGGGTGGGAGCGGACAATGAGGTTATTGTGTCAGTACCCGCAGGGGAAGGCGGAAGTCTATCGGAAAAGAAACTGTCCCAAGCGGCACAAGGTATGCCCTCTGGCATGAACGGGACAATTGAATATCAGAACTCGCTGATCCAGCGAAAAGTAACGACTAAGCTGGAGCAGGTGATTTCTTTACCGCTGCCTTCTTTTTTATTTGATTCAGGTAACAGTGTACTAACACAAGGTTCATCTGCAGTTGTAGAGCCGACGGAATTCATCCGAACGGTGGATCTGGTCCGTTATTATGCAGCCAAGTTTAAAGGCAAGGGCGGAGCCGCAGCCAGTACTGCCGCTGAAGCGGGACAGGTTGTACAGCATTTTGGCAAAACCAAAAAATGAGGAAAGGAGGAGGAAGCACTGTTCAGAAAAAAAGACGGTGAATCTGGAGCCGTAACCGTGTTCTTGATCTTGATTTTGGCTGGAATCTTTATGTTTGTTT
This window of the Paenibacillus marchantiae genome carries:
- a CDS encoding TadE/TadG family type IV pilus assembly protein — protein: MNFSRVSKLKKEEGSFTIEASLVFPIVLFILVLLLFFSMYMYQKTFLNQHAYAASERAAYSWDNSHKQAMTGEVVAGEHDNLYWRLTDDRLLGALFGWVGADNEVIVSVPAGEGGSLSEKKLSQAAQGMPSGMNGTIEYQNSLIQRKVTTKLEQVISLPLPSFLFDSGNSVLTQGSSAVVEPTEFIRTVDLVRYYAAKFKGKGGAAASTAAEAGQVVQHFGKTKK
- a CDS encoding Flp1 family type IVb pilin, which gives rise to MLELMKSKVIGLWKEEDGLGTLELILIIGVIIIIALIFKNQITALITSLLSKVDTKSNEFFPGK
- a CDS encoding type II secretion system F family protein is translated as MLLPVIFGGVLGAGWLVLDRTRGQNYRHLRKLDMEGIRLKKLHGPFLFLLDKFEVGRRLPVLMFRMQHAIQKMYGIQHSGEKTMLYCAEMLTYSWLMLLVGCLLALVGDMGLGGMVGGLALGAALPFALYKDLNTKVQRRDQDILMELPELLNRIVLLVGAGETLQRAIVHCVASQGERNHPLYNELRKTVGDWNNGYSFQQSFEQFSRRCGVQEVTIFTTTVLLNFRRGGGDFVLALRDLSHVLWEKRKAVSRAKGEQASSKLVFPMVLIFFSIVVMIGAPAFMMMNM
- a CDS encoding type II secretion system F family protein is translated as MKLGEARQALTDYTVYTLSRRQRIVCMLISGLLFFGVGILFYHQWLAGLILAAGCIWVPKHWTKVLLERRRMTLSLHFKQALYALSSALAAGKSVENGFKESVEDLRMLNPEADTDLIREFTILRTRMEYGQPIEEALQNFSDRAKIEDITNFADVFITCKRTGGDLVEVVRRTSAVIGEKLDIQQDIMVAVAQKKFESKVMFAAPFIFLIFLNFTAKDFMEPLYSGIGYMISSGALALLACCYLWITRIMDIKV
- a CDS encoding recombinase family protein codes for the protein MIATFYARVSTDSDEQKNSIVSQVDYFNTYLDENNYQHSKTGVFYKTDGTFTLTDGYYVDEGFSGAKSNKYRKAFQEMMNDARARKFNIILTKSISRFGRNVKELLAAVAELRSYDIAVYFEDLKINTMNRADDFKLTIFAAQAEEESRAKSEAVQFGKLQGYKKGVWGGRAPYGYDIRQGKLAVNPNEAPIVKRVFSMYLNECMGLRSIAQQLNAEEIPTKRGASLWDQSLISKMLKNVIYTGEIRLHRTRKIDLNQNLIKKIPPEKQVVTYDEDLALIDIDEFKLVQIEKEKRKDDFGTLTVKEITVENNGEIEKQKVHVLERGSSRHSSKHIISNILKCGNCGGSLRRKVQRNKNRSFIQWICRNNDQYGRKGCQYRNLQYEEDLLDYIKREIKQYRNNEQVHQENLNYYIKSQFDLKNVERDIQSLKSEIGELTQEREVNFRLLTKSIIDDSEYEQRNTSIQAQLTDKQNNLSRLENISIEIEKLELRHKKFLAFLAQVDVDNLTNATLRQIIDRFEVTSPQGAEPLPRFTQHEFKEEQLRIYWRVFGKSRESVIEDTVNKLIDGFKLDS